A section of the Candidatus Woesearchaeota archaeon genome encodes:
- a CDS encoding HDIG domain-containing protein, with amino-acid sequence MNQNIIPTETECIEILKEAGAKPLLNHSQRVKKIALAVSKKLISQGIEIDIPLIIASALLHDITKLSATICHMKEGGELLRSKGLDKIAKIVERHGLTSINDPEFTPSTYEEKIIFYSDLRANPGKIVSLKERFEYIKNAYPHIGPKIQTYYEFAKKIELELLGKEPNLEL; translated from the coding sequence ATGAATCAAAACATCATACCTACTGAAACCGAATGTATTGAAATACTAAAAGAAGCAGGTGCAAAACCCTTACTTAATCACAGTCAAAGAGTCAAAAAAATTGCATTGGCAGTTTCCAAAAAATTAATTTCACAAGGAATTGAAATTGATATTCCATTAATTATTGCATCTGCATTATTACATGATATTACTAAATTATCTGCAACCATATGCCACATGAAAGAAGGAGGAGAACTTCTTCGAAGCAAAGGTTTAGATAAAATTGCAAAAATTGTCGAAAGACATGGTCTGACAAGCATTAATGATCCAGAATTTACTCCATCAACTTATGAGGAAAAGATTATTTTTTATTCAGATCTTCGAGCAAATCCAGGAAAAATTGTATCTCTTAAAGAACGATTTGAATATATAAAAAACGCATATCCTCATATCGGACCTAAAATTCAAACATATTATGAATTTGCAAAAAAAATTGAATTAGAATTACTCGGAAAAGAACCAAATTTAGAATTATGA
- the dnaJ gene encoding molecular chaperone DnaJ, whose product MAKDYYNTLGVSKNASQEEIKKAYKKLAKKFHPDINKEVKSADKFKEISEAASVLTDSKKREQYDQFGSSDFQGYQGGQGGFNSDFSDNFDFGDVFESIFGGGSPFGGSRRRKAGPKRGSDLRYDLEIELEDAVNGIEKTIIIPRYETCTKCKGSGAKSDSEIITCSNCKGSGVVRQTQRTPFGIFSSTSTCRTCHGEGKTIKEYCLVCDGAGRVENNRKIKVKIPAGVENNMTLRMPEEGEAGEKGGRKGDLYVVIAVAQHKIFERRNTNLYMDCPISFITATLGGEIEIPTIKGKAKLKVPSGTQSNTILRMKNKGVPHINSDSCGDQMVKVIVHTPSSLNKTQKDKLKAFAKSMGDKITPQKGFFDRLKSTFTK is encoded by the coding sequence ATGGCTAAAGATTATTATAACACATTAGGAGTTTCAAAAAATGCGTCTCAAGAGGAGATTAAAAAAGCTTACAAAAAATTAGCTAAAAAATTTCATCCAGACATAAACAAAGAAGTAAAATCAGCAGATAAATTCAAAGAAATTAGTGAAGCTGCTAGTGTTTTAACTGATTCTAAAAAAAGAGAACAATATGATCAGTTCGGATCTTCAGATTTTCAAGGTTATCAAGGAGGTCAAGGTGGATTTAATTCTGATTTTTCAGATAATTTTGATTTCGGAGATGTTTTTGAAAGTATTTTTGGAGGAGGGTCTCCATTTGGCGGCAGTAGACGTCGAAAAGCTGGACCTAAAAGAGGGTCAGACTTAAGATATGATTTAGAAATTGAACTCGAAGATGCAGTTAATGGTATTGAAAAAACAATTATAATTCCACGTTATGAAACTTGCACCAAATGTAAAGGTAGCGGTGCTAAATCAGATTCAGAAATTATTACTTGTTCAAATTGTAAAGGTAGTGGAGTTGTTCGTCAAACTCAACGAACTCCTTTTGGTATTTTTTCATCAACATCCACGTGTAGAACCTGTCATGGAGAAGGTAAAACAATTAAAGAATATTGTCTTGTTTGTGATGGTGCTGGAAGAGTAGAAAACAATCGTAAAATTAAAGTTAAAATTCCTGCAGGTGTTGAAAATAATATGACACTTAGAATGCCTGAAGAAGGCGAAGCAGGAGAGAAAGGTGGACGTAAAGGAGATTTATATGTAGTAATTGCAGTTGCACAACATAAAATATTTGAACGTAGAAATACAAATTTATACATGGATTGTCCAATCTCATTTATTACTGCAACTCTTGGAGGAGAGATTGAAATTCCAACCATTAAAGGAAAAGCTAAACTTAAAGTTCCTTCTGGAACCCAAAGTAATACAATTCTTAGAATGAAAAACAAAGGAGTCCCCCATATCAATAGCGACTCATGTGGAGATCAAATGGTTAAAGTAATTGTTCATACTCCAAGCAGTCTTAATAAAACTCAAAAAGATAAATTAAAAGCATTTGCTAAATCAATGGGGGATAAAATTACCCCTCAAAAAGGTTTTTTTGATAGACTTAAAAGTACATT